The genomic stretch TCTTCTTTGTTCTTAAAACCTTAAATTTTGTAGAAAGAAATGCAGATGTCATTTCTTTTGTAGTTGTCTTACCGCAACTACCTGTTATTGCAACCAATGGGGTATTAAATTTGCTTCTGTAGTATTTTGCAATATCCCCCAGAATTTTAAGAGTATCCGGCACTTGAATTATGAAGTGATGAGTAGTGAGTGACGAGTGGTCTTTGGTCTTTGGTCTTCGGTCTTTGGTCTTTGATATTATTACTCCAATTGCGCCTTTCTTCATAGCTTCAAAAACAAAATTATTTCCATCAAATCTATCGCCCCTAAGAGCGATAAACATTTCTCCTTTCTTCAATTTTCTCGAGTCAGTTGATATGCCTATAATATTGCTCTCAAGAATATCCTGCTTGCATCCTGTCAGAAATATTCTTCCCCCTGTTACTTTAAGAATTTCAGAAATTTTGAGATTCATGTGATTAATTAGAATCGTTTCCTATCTCTAACGGGGTTTACTATCATTAGAAATTAAATGCCTCTTCACAATCTCTATATCGCTAAAAGGGATAACAGTGTCTTTTAAGATCTGACAACTCTCATGTCCTTTTCCGGCGACGAGTAAAACATCGCCTTTGTTTAACATATTAATTCCTTGTTCAATAGCTTTTGCTCTATCAGCTTCTACACACCAGTTACTACCTGAAACTCCTTTTTTTATGTCTTTGATTATCTCTAAGGGGTCTTCAGAGCGAGGATTATCGGAAGTTATGATAGTATAATCCGATTTTTTCGATGAAATTTCTCCCATAATAGGTCTTTTGCCTTTGTCTCTGTTTCCGCCACATCCAAATATCGTTATTAATTTTCCATTCGTAAGCTTTCTGGCTGTTTCAATTACTTTCTCTAACGCATCCGGAGTATGAGCATAATCCACAATTGTCGTTATTGCGTCCTTTTTAAATACTTGGAAACGTCCTGTTACTTGTTTGATATTTTTAAGACTTTCAATAACCGTAGTTATATTCAAACCATCCATGCCGGCAAAAGATATTGCTGCAAGAACATTATAAAGATTAAAATTACCGACCAATGGAACTTCTACTTTGCCTTTATGCCAAGGTGAATTTAGATTAAATGTTGTGCGATTCCAATTAAATTCTATCTCTGAGGCGTAAACATTGTTTGTTTTATTAAAACCGTAAAAAATACACGGCAAATTTGAAATAGGAAAACTTTTTAAAACTTCATCATCGCCGTTTATAATTAAAAATTTATTTTGCTTGCTACTTGAGTAAAGTAAATCTATTAGTCTTCTCTTTGATGAAATATAATCTGAAACCGTGGAATGGTAATCAAGATGGTCTCTTTGGATATTGGTAAAAATACAGGAATCAAATTGGACCGTATCTACTCTCTTCTGCACAAGAGAATGAGAAGATACTTCCATCACTACGGTTTTTACTTTATCTGTCCTCATTTTATTGAAGATTTCATTCAAAAAAATAGGTGGAGGAGTTGTATGAGAAGACGGTATCACTCTCCCCCCCCAACAATAATCAATAGTCCCTATTCTTCCCGTAACCAAACCATGCGATTTGAGAATATTATCAATCAGATAGGAAACAGTAGTTTTTCCGTTAGTTCCCGTAATTCCTATAATTTTCATATGGTTTGTGGGATTACCATAGTAATTATCGGCAATTTTAGCAAGAGCTTCCTGTGTATCTTGAACATAAATATAAGTTATGCCGCCCGCCTGCCAAGATTTGGCGGGCAGGTTAAGAGGCAGTTTGAAGTTCTTATCTATTACAACTGCAACAGCGCCTTTTTTTGTTACTTCCGACACAAAATCATGACCGTCGCGAGATTTTCCCCTTAAAGCCACAAACATATATCCTTGTTTTACTTCCGCCGAATGAGAGGATATTCCTTTAATACTGATATCTTTATCACCTATTATTTTTTCTACGGATATATCTTTTAGAAGTTGTTTAAGTTGCATAAATTTATTCTTTGGTGTTAGTTAGAAGTAACAAATAAAACTCTCGACAAATTCTTGAAATTATTATCTTTTTACAATTGATTGCAAACCTGCCATTTCTGAACTAATTTTGTCTGGCGGAATTTCCAAATACCTTAAAGTTTTCTCCATTATATTTTTAAATGAGGGAGCAGCCACTTGTCCGCCGTAATAAGCGCCTTTTGGTTCGTCTACCACTACTAAAATCAATACTTGAGGATCATTGGCAGGAGCATATCCAATAAAAGAAGATACATATTTTGTCGTGGAATATCCCTCCCCGGGAATATATTTTTGGGAAGTTCCTGTTTTCCCTGCTACGCTGTATCCATTAACAATCGCCGCTTTGCCGGTTCCGGTTTCTACAACATCAACAAGCAAACTTGTTAAAAGCTTTGCGGAATCATTAGAAATTACCCTCCTTTTTACAGTCGGAAATTTTTTCTTAATAATCACTCTATTTTCGTTTGCAATTTCATTCACTATAAACGGTTTTACAAGCACCCCTCCGTTAGCTACAACAGCTACCGCAGAAGCTATCTGTAAAGGCGTAACACCTATCTCTTGCCCATAAGGAATTGCACCTATAGACAGTTTTGACCATTTATTTACATCCCGCAACAATCCATTCACTTCCCCTTCTAAATCTATTCCCGTTTTTTCTCCAAAACCAAATTTCTTTAGATACTTGTATAATTCTTTTTCTCCCATTTTCTGCCCGATTTTCGTGAAAGCTATATTCGAAGAATATAACAAAGCTTCCCTAAAAGTCAGCCACCCGTAAGGATGCACATCACGAATAGTATGTCCGGCAACTTGATATCTACCATTCTCACAAAATATCCTGTCTTTGGGATCGATTATTTTCTCCTCCAATGCAGCAGAAGCCGTGATTATCTTAAATGTGGAGCCCGGTTCATAAAAGTCGGCTATGGCTCTATTTCTGAAAGAAGACGTAGGAAATTCCGAGAATCTATTCGGATCATAAGAAGGATAATTCGCCAATGATAGAATCTTGCCGGTTTTCGGCTCCAAAATAATGGCAACGATTGATGTAGGATCAAATTTTTGTTGGATTTGGGCAAGTTCTCTTTCTACAGTATGTTGGAGAACTCTATCTATCGTAAGATAGATGTCATAACCCGGCTCAAGAACAGCCACTTTCCCACCCAATGTATAAAGGATATTTCCTTTCGCATCTCTTTGTGCCAATTTAAATCCGGATTTTCCTTTGAGATAATATTCATAGTCTCTTTCAATGCCTTCCAATCCGTGGTCAGAGCCAACAAACCCCACGATATTTGCAGCCAATTCACCACAAGGATAAATTCTATTCTTATTCTCTTTCCACTCTATTCCTCTTGTTAAATTTTCCTTGACCAAGTTCAAAAAATCTTCATCCCCGGAGCGATTAAAATATATAAAATTTGCTCCGCCATCAATTCTTTTCTCTATGTTTGACCAATCTTGACCTGAAAGGGTGAAAAGATATTTTAATTTTTCTTTATTAATTACATTGGAAGTTCTTCTCCAAAAAATTTCATAAGAGGGAACATTTAAAGCCAAAGGATTGCCGTTTCTATCAAAAATCCTTCCTCTAGCGGCTTGCGTTTTGATAGTGGTATTGTGTAAATTCTCCGCATCCCTAACAAAATTATCTCCGTTAACTATCTGTAAAGCCACTAGCCTTAAAACAAGTAAAAAAAGCGTACACATGACAACAACAACAACAAGGTAAAGCTTTCTTTTTACGATCATTTTTCTTCGTCTGTAAAAGTTTTTATTTCTAACCCCGTTAGAAATAAATTTCCTTAAGAATCTAATTGGATTTGAACATCAATTGTTCTAATTTGCCAATCTTTAGGGAAATTCATGCCGTTACGCAGAGCCTTTTTTTCTATCCTTGAAGGCGATTTTAAAAATTCCAATTCTTTTTTTAGAATTTCCCTATCTTTCAATAATTTTTTACTAGTTTTACTCTTTCCTGTAATTTCATATTGTAGATTGTTTACAAGAACACGCAAGTGAACAATAAACAAGGCAATTGCCAAAACAAAGAAAATCGTAAGAAAAGTTTTACTATTTGCCTTAAGATTTGTTTTTCCTTTTGTTATTTTTCTCATTTTTTACTTTAATTTGATAATTCATACGGCATAAATTCCATCTCTTTTATAGGCTTTCTAACAAATTTTATTTTTTCTGCTACGCGTAATTTCGCAGAACGCGAGCGGGAATTTTTGATTATTTCCTCATATAAAGGTCTAATCGGTTTTTTTGTAATAATTTTCATCGTTCCCATTTCTTTCGCTGCCTTAAAAGCTCTTTTAACCAGTCTGTCCTCTAGAGAGTGATAAGAAATTGCACAAGCTATGCCTCCATCCGCCAATAAATCAGGGATTTGAGGCAATATTTTTTCTATGGA from bacterium encodes the following:
- a CDS encoding UDP-N-acetylmuramoyl-L-alanyl-D-glutamate--2,6-diaminopimelate ligase, with the translated sequence MQLKQLLKDISVEKIIGDKDISIKGISSHSAEVKQGYMFVALRGKSRDGHDFVSEVTKKGAVAVVIDKNFKLPLNLPAKSWQAGGITYIYVQDTQEALAKIADNYYGNPTNHMKIIGITGTNGKTTVSYLIDNILKSHGLVTGRIGTIDYCWGGRVIPSSHTTPPPIFLNEIFNKMRTDKVKTVVMEVSSHSLVQKRVDTVQFDSCIFTNIQRDHLDYHSTVSDYISSKRRLIDLLYSSSKQNKFLIINGDDEVLKSFPISNLPCIFYGFNKTNNVYASEIEFNWNRTTFNLNSPWHKGKVEVPLVGNFNLYNVLAAISFAGMDGLNITTVIESLKNIKQVTGRFQVFKKDAITTIVDYAHTPDALEKVIETARKLTNGKLITIFGCGGNRDKGKRPIMGEISSKKSDYTIITSDNPRSEDPLEIIKDIKKGVSGSNWCVEADRAKAIEQGINMLNKGDVLLVAGKGHESCQILKDTVIPFSDIEIVKRHLISNDSKPR
- a CDS encoding penicillin-binding protein 2 — its product is MIVKRKLYLVVVVVMCTLFLLVLRLVALQIVNGDNFVRDAENLHNTTIKTQAARGRIFDRNGNPLALNVPSYEIFWRRTSNVINKEKLKYLFTLSGQDWSNIEKRIDGGANFIYFNRSGDEDFLNLVKENLTRGIEWKENKNRIYPCGELAANIVGFVGSDHGLEGIERDYEYYLKGKSGFKLAQRDAKGNILYTLGGKVAVLEPGYDIYLTIDRVLQHTVERELAQIQQKFDPTSIVAIILEPKTGKILSLANYPSYDPNRFSEFPTSSFRNRAIADFYEPGSTFKIITASAALEEKIIDPKDRIFCENGRYQVAGHTIRDVHPYGWLTFREALLYSSNIAFTKIGQKMGEKELYKYLKKFGFGEKTGIDLEGEVNGLLRDVNKWSKLSIGAIPYGQEIGVTPLQIASAVAVVANGGVLVKPFIVNEIANENRVIIKKKFPTVKRRVISNDSAKLLTSLLVDVVETGTGKAAIVNGYSVAGKTGTSQKYIPGEGYSTTKYVSSFIGYAPANDPQVLILVVVDEPKGAYYGGQVAAPSFKNIMEKTLRYLEIPPDKISSEMAGLQSIVKR